The Syntrophorhabdaceae bacterium genome has a segment encoding these proteins:
- a CDS encoding 2-dehydropantoate 2-reductase, with amino-acid sequence NGGNQLNIAVIGVGGVGGYFGGKMARANEHSTENKIFFVARGKHFQEIARNGLLLDTDKGEYICKPWVITDDIGSLPILDAVLVCVKGYDLSEVTDSLKNKVNQETIILPLLNGVDIYQRIKTKLNEATVLPSCVYVGTHIERPGKVTQRGGACKIHFGDDPEKKGIGDRFFRILEESGIEYNYTHDPYAEIWSKYIFIAAYGLVTANYNKTLGEILENQDLSNEVRSIMAEIYNLAKAQSVALPKSIVEESYEKGRKFPYETKTSFQRDYEITGKKDERDLFGGTILRMGEEYKVDIKQTKHIYESLDMKKVI; translated from the coding sequence ATAATGGAGGTAATCAATTGAATATTGCTGTCATCGGGGTAGGGGGAGTGGGTGGTTATTTCGGGGGGAAAATGGCCAGGGCAAACGAACACAGCACTGAAAACAAGATCTTCTTTGTTGCCCGCGGAAAACACTTTCAGGAAATTGCCAGGAACGGCCTCTTACTCGATACCGATAAGGGTGAATATATCTGTAAACCCTGGGTAATTACGGATGATATAGGTTCTCTACCGATCCTGGATGCAGTACTTGTATGCGTGAAAGGGTATGATCTGTCAGAGGTAACAGACTCGTTAAAAAATAAGGTTAACCAGGAAACAATCATTTTACCGCTTCTTAATGGAGTAGATATTTATCAGAGAATAAAGACAAAACTCAACGAGGCGACAGTGCTGCCTTCCTGTGTTTATGTCGGAACTCATATTGAAAGGCCTGGAAAAGTAACCCAGCGGGGCGGGGCGTGCAAGATCCATTTTGGAGATGACCCCGAGAAGAAAGGTATCGGGGACCGGTTCTTCAGAATATTGGAAGAAAGCGGGATCGAATACAATTATACCCATGATCCATATGCAGAGATCTGGAGCAAATACATATTTATCGCTGCATACGGGTTGGTAACAGCGAATTATAATAAGACGCTGGGTGAGATACTGGAGAACCAGGACTTATCGAATGAGGTACGATCAATAATGGCAGAGATATATAATCTGGCTAAAGCACAATCCGTGGCTCTTCCAAAAAGCATTGTGGAAGAATCCTATGAAAAAGGGAGGAAATTCCCATACGAGACGAAGACCTCATTTCAACGTGATTATGAAATAACCGGAAAGAAGGATGAAAGAGATTTATTTGGCGGCACTATCCTGCGAATGGGCGAAGAATATAAGGTTGATATAAAACAAA